The following are encoded together in the Humulus lupulus chromosome 5, drHumLupu1.1, whole genome shotgun sequence genome:
- the LOC133778218 gene encoding uncharacterized protein LOC133778218, protein MQKFSPASDEAWHFFKRQPVGIIFFAAIMTTLGETKTCMDGKIIEINIKHGGMKIYLSRVHLGRRLATNSHLFYHMGRRFHKICQSYVQQGMIFVYKLSSHVM, encoded by the exons ATGCAGAAG TTCAGTCCAGCCAGTGATGAAGCTTGGCATTTTTTTAAGAGGCAGCCTGTTGGCATAATCTTTTTTGCTGCTATCATGACTACACTAG GTGAGACAAAAACATGCATGGATggaaaaattattgaaattaacatCAAGCATGGTGGGATGAAGATATAT TTGTCTCGTGTACATTTGGGACGACGCTTGGCTACAAACTCTCATCTCTTCTACCATATGGGACGACGCTTCCACAAAATTTGTCAGTCTTATGTACAACAAGGGATGATATTTGTATATAAATTGTCTTCTCATGTAATGTAA